Genomic window (Deltaproteobacteria bacterium):
ATACTAAGATCTTAACGGATTTATAGTGTTTTCGCCACTTGATGGCGGGATTCAGGCGTTTGGGGTGAGCGTACTGTATCGGGTCTTGAGGCCCGTGTAGAGGTCGTCTTTGAAGCTGGGGCTTTCCGAGTCGAGACTTGTGAGGATATCAACAAGATGTTCGTTGTCTTCACGGCCGTTCCACTCTTTGACGTAGCTGCCATCTTGGTAGCCATGGTCTTGCCGGAAAAAGTTAAGAACATTTTTACCGATATAACCGCGGTAAAGGGCATCCACGCTCATGTCGGCGGCGAGGAGGCAGTTGGCAAAAAGTTCAACTGGAAAA
Coding sequences:
- a CDS encoding dUTP diphosphatase codes for the protein GMSEELVTTIDKRLENPVKTGTFLETVEALAGETLTQKVFPVELFANCLLAADMSVDALYRGYIGKNVLNFFRQDHGYQDGSYVKEWNGREDNEHLVDILTSLDSESPSFKDDLYTGLKTRYSTLTPNA